In the Besnoitia besnoiti strain Bb-Ger1 chromosome XII, whole genome shotgun sequence genome, one interval contains:
- a CDS encoding hypothetical protein (encoded by transcript BESB_022800), translating to MALPARFMEAMTKRMAQESGPPVGVSSRPAEGGFGASRTSKTLPPGTQSGQERGSPHHEHGGFSVHGVPVEGGVKAGTGSSKVALSMSKSQMQGSRTLARASKAAMQRSRPPSQTSAAALARGPSTVPDRHGPSDGQQVNREEQVERLRTAILQSRVAAASKLGATLAPASLRKLLTPEATDSAYAHTGPPEASGLSSRQVPQSRTLPPAPEPEEKNRSSAPKATRQASDTSKAADSWPMRVSAVPGLEGAPSSEILRPAPRPAELTPAPEAAAEAVAAPAEPQGGSDAQEPPPAGSGADKPAKKGGWLAKARAAPPLAAETGLKQPVVLKVTKRKAPVKAKKAVLRRVAFPGAKRAAAAAASEEEDNDSEPEPFVRKDTWGALTQELAPGSTPPFLRSWSEESGSSAEEDLNLTGSHIFPSMPYPFPAASIGGEMRVKTTVDKMSTMGSENLYRAFTTSGRGSLPALGSLAQRPGSQASAEAQVLKHEVEDEQVPSRPALTPAGSVAPLSGASSLSAGSEAVDDPFKRPAPEEDISPILRESLQAALLREERRRLIEETGGEKLGEWEEEVPPRGAQGFGRRPGPSASLREQDSAEEDGEAEEGEDELSRPPTSEAADTRRTQKKRVKRKKQAAATSTIQVEPFVAELAATEDFDREAMVQIDLVPPPPEKGLSPAVERLRQERVELARWIRRLRDGRTAQKTGLRPEAYVKPGQRRGIFEVNLTDNYPADTFEPRLEEPLEARGDRMEEMLIKDTQMPSTKVWQLEQTSRRRLMKMAQQRHHINLLQRALRKARREVRQATQEGRGEEADSDASSDDSAPSALEAERVILQEQCDSLIDRVRLETANRESYKRAMLLAQSQKELTAEKYKQLRRQLKAAYTVTRMEQAKQEEKQESIDDLKARLAERNDVLRRATSTSEQYEYELLKLQRRYEALASYFQESQEKASSYQEGLREAQSSLEHEVALLQIERNKTLNLSERLREQDAAIERMEIELRMERDKVLSREKAIQELRDSLAENSQLLTEARNELVVGNAQLEEERRHHSSTRSQVLELQAELAVAQQSVELLKGQKAIAMEQEEAFQHLHQNFLLLLESSQKQSDALEDAIEEVAQRKDAALQLLQTALEAIQRGIESREKGQDMDAKLLLAQSELDGAVSQLRQEHASELASLNRAQSTLAQENEKHRALVDELRREADRHATEVKALRQQVEEARQREADMQLAQLKMERKNARLEKRAVKFYSAQGRRGDTSIVPFLKRMQQGSPMEKANVGKRKVTKKFVRLTKDMTIVWEGGKEDALVRFKPPKAIRVQDIVSVSFGTDSAACRARIAASKKREILPWRCFEVQTPAASYLFTAPTDDVAAAWVVGLGRLAAEWTDAPNIKTERELCVKRTKMKLQRHCQKNNITQKQMWLQAINRTPVRRRTEARKILAGARRG from the exons ATGGCACTGCCGGCCCGGTTCATGGAGGCAATGACCAAGAGAATGGCTCAAGAAAGTGGGCCGCCTGTAGGCGTTTCCTCAAGGCCAGCAGAAGGAGGCTTTGGAGCCTCTCGCACGTCCAAGACGCTCCCTCCGGGTACTCAGTCCGGTCAGGAACGAGGGAGCCCACATCATGAGCATGGCGGATTCAGTGTTCACGGTGTGCCAGTTGAAGGTGGCGTGAAGGCGGGCACCGGCAGCAGCAAAGTGGCTCTCTCTATGTCGAAGTCCCAGATGCAGGGGTCGCGAACTCTAGCGCGGGCCTCGAAGGCTGCAATGCAGAGGTCGCGGCCCCCTTCGCAGAcatccgctgcggcgctagCACGTGGCCCATCTACTGTGCCCGACCGCCACGGTCCCTCGGACGGGCAACAGGTCAACCGAGAAGAGCAGGTGGAACGACTGAGGACGGCCATTCTCCagtctcgcgtcgccgctgccagcAAACTCGGGGCTACCCTCGCTCCCGCGTCTCTCAGAAAACTCCTCACGCCTGAGGCGACGGACAGTGCGTATGCGCACACCGGTCCTCCAGAGGCGAGCGGTCTTTCCTCTCGTCAAGTGCCGCAGTCCAGAACGCTTCCGCCAGCGCCAGAGCCAGAGGAAAAAAACCGTTCCTCCGCACCAAAAGCAACCCGCCAGGCTTCAGACACCTCCAAAGCAGCGGACTCCTGGCCTATGCGCGTGTCCGCAGTTCCTGGTCTCGAAGGAGCTCCGTCCTCAGAGATtctccgccccgcgcccCGACCCGCCGAGCTCacgcccgcgccggaggcggccgctgaagccgtcgcagcgcctgcggagccCCAAGGCGGtagcgacgcgcaggagccCCCCCCAGCGGGATCGGGGGCCGACAAACCTGCGAAGAAAGGCGGTTGGCTTGCTAAGgcccgcgcagctccgcctctggccgcggagacgggtCTAAAGCAGCCTGTGGTTCTGAAAGTGACCAAGCGAAAGGCACCAGTGAAAGCCAAGAAAGCCGTGCTGAGGCGCGTGGCTTTTCCGGGGGCgaaacgcgccgcagcagctgcggcttcggaggaagaagacaacgATTCGGAGCCAGAGCCCTTTGTTAGGAAAGACACTTGGGGAGCCCTGACCCAAGAACTCGCTCCCGGTAGCACTCCGCCGTTTCTGCGAAGTTGGTCGGAGGAGAGCGGCTCGAGCGCCGAGGAAGATCTCAACCTCACAGGGTCTCACATCTTTCCGTCGATGCCATATCCCTTTCCCGCAGCCAGCATAGGCGGCGAGATGAGGGTAAAGACCACAGTCGATAAAATGTCCACAATGGGCTCGGAAAACTTGTATCGTGCTTTCACGACGAGCGGCCGGGGGTCGCTTCCGGCATTGGGGTCTTTGGCGCAGCGCCCAGGAAGCCAGGCTTCGGCGGAAGCGCAGGTTTTGAAGCACGAAGTGGAGGATGAGCAAGTGCCGTCTCGGCCTGCACTGACTCCCGCAGGCAGCGTCGCAcctctctctggcgcgtcctctctctcggcagGTTCTGAGGCCGTCGACGACCCCTTTAAGCGACCCGCGCCCGAAGAGGACATTTCGCCGATTCTGAGGGAGTCCCTTCAGGCCGCGCTTTTGCGGGAGGAAAGGCGGAGGCTCATTGAGGAGACCGGAGGCGAAAAACTGGGAGAGTGGGAAGAGGAGGTTCCTCCACGCGGCGCACAAGgcttcggccgccgccccggcCCGTCCGCCTCCTTACGGGAACAGGACAGCGCGGAAGAGGATGGGGAAgccgaggaaggagaagacgagcTCTCCAGACCGCCGACCTCTGAGGCAGCCGACACCCGCCGCACACAGAAAAAACGTGTGAAACGCAAGAAGCAGGCTGCGGCCACTTCCACGATCCAAGTCGAACCTTTCGTAGCCGAGCTCGCTGCAACGGAGGACTTTGACAGAGAGGCT ATGGTTCAGATCGACCTGGTGCCGCCGCCACCTGAGAAAGGCCTTTCGCCGGCTgtcgagcggctgcggcaggagCGCGTTGAACTCGCGAGATGGATTCGTCGGCTCAGAGACGGGCGTACAGCGCAG AAAACCGGTCTGCGGCCGGAGGCCTATGTGAAACCtggccagcgccgcggcatcTTTGAAGTCAACTTGACCGACAACTACCCTGCAGACACGTTTGAGCCTCGCCTCGAGGAGCcactggaggcgcgcggcgaccgcatgGAGGAGATGTTGATCAAGGATACGCAGATGCCCAGCACCAAAGTCTGGCAGCTGGAGCAGACGTCGCGCAGACGGCTGATGAAgatggcgcagcagcggcaccACATCaacctgctgcagcgcgccctgcgaaaggcgcggagggaagTACGCCAGGCGACGCAagaggggcgcggcgaagaggctgacagcgacgcgtcgagcgacgacagcgcgccctcggcgctaGAGGCGGAAAGAGTGATTCTGCAGGAGCAGTGCGACAGCCTGATAgaccgcgtgcgcctcgaaACCGCCAACCGCGAATCGTACAAACGTGCCATGCTCCTTGCGCAGAGCCAAAAGGAACTCACCGCCGAAAAATACAAACAACTGCGACGGCAACTCAAAGCTGCTTACACCGTCAC CCGCATGgagcaggcgaagcaggaagAAAAGCAAGAGAGTATCGACGACCTgaaggcgcggctcgccgagaGGAATGACGTCCTGCGGCGGGCTACCAGCACGAGTGAGCAGTACGAATACGAGCTCTtgaagctgcagcggcgctacGAGGCGCTGGCAAGCTACTTCCAGGAGTCGCAGGAAAAGGCGTCTTCGTACCAAGAAGGCCTGCGTGAGGCACAGTCCAGCCTCGAGCACGAGGTGGCGCTGCTGCAAATCGAGAGGAACAAAACGCTGAACCTGAGCGAACGGCTCCGCGAGCAAGACGCCGCTATTGAG CGCATGGAGATCGAGTTGCGGATGGAGCGGGACAAGGTTCTTTCGCGGGAGAAGGCGATCCAGGAGCTGCGCGACTCGCTCGCGGAGAATTCTCAGCTTTTGACAGAGGCGCGGAACGAGTTGGTAGTTGGCAACGCGCAGCTGGAAGAAGAGCGTCGGCACCACAGCTCGACGCGCTCTCAAGTTCTCGAGCTGCAGGCCGAGTTGGCTGTCGCGCAGCAGTCGGTGGAGTTGCTAAAGGGCCAGAAGGCGATTGCGATggagcaggaggaggcgttcCAGCATCTGCACCAGAATTTCCTGCTGCTCCTGGAGTCCtcgcagaagcagagcgacgcCCTCGAGGACGCCATCGAGGAGGTCGCACAGCGgaaagacgccgcgctgcagctgctgcagacggcgctggaggcgatCCAGCGAGGCATCGAGTCCCGTGAAAAAGGACAAGACATGGACGCGAAACTCCTGCTCGCCCAAAGCGAACTGGACGGGGCGGTCAGCCAGCTGCGACAGGAACACGCATCAGAG CTGGCGTCGCTGAATCGCGCGCAGTCCACCCTGGCGCAGGAGAACGAGAAGCACCGCGCGCTGGTGGACGAGCTGCGTCGCGAAGCGGATCGCCACGCCACGGAGGTCAAGGCGCTGAGGCAGCAAGTCGAGGAAGctcggcagcgcgaggcggacaTGCAGCTTGCTCAGCTGAAAATGGAGAGAAAGAACGCGCGACTCGAGAAACGCGCCGTGAAGTTCTACTCGGCGCAAGGAAGAAGGGGAGACACCTCCATCGTTCCATTCCTCAAACGCATGCAACAGGGATCCCCCATGGAAAAAGCCAACGTCGGCAAACGAAAAGTCACAAAGAAATTTGTCAGG CTCACTAAGGACATGACGATTGTGTGGGAAGGCGGCAAGGAGGACGCTCTCGTCCGCTTCAAGCCGCCGAAGGCCATTCGCGTTCAG GATATCGTCAGCGTCAGCTTCGGCACGGACTCGGCGgcgtgccgcgcgcggatCGCAGCCtcaaagaaaagagagatcTTGCCGTGGAGGTGTTTCGAAGTTCaaacgcctgcggcgtcgtaTCTTTTCACAGCCCCCACAGACGACGTTGCAGCTGC GTGGGTCGTCGGTctcggccgcctcgctgcggagtgGACGGACGCCCCAAACATAAAGACAGAAAGAGAGCTGTGCGTCAAGCGCACCAAGATGAAGCTCCAGCGTCACTGCCAGAAAAACA ATATTACCCAAAAACAGATGTGGCTCCAGGCCATCAACAGGACTCCCGTGCGCCGTCGCACGGAGGCGCGCAAGATCCttgcaggcgcgcgtcgcggctaA
- a CDS encoding hypothetical protein (encoded by transcript BESB_022810), translating to MAALSNTGIFGSAVAAALGRQSGGESGGSGESSLSQKMNRHSASASNLPPRTSVFDRIEGGIEGLRLVTAASSGPARRVVDSSRRRLVVDTSVDEGDDDWAAGRFGPARRRGHGARSAAERSSAASSPYGRSRPRPRTDGMWRHDLFEEGGGNVPGRRAAGDAAGRSARDNWDHDFFEGDVTSCPGSSAFIRGLPDGIRESDLRDKLSVCGTVVTVKLEGGRLPTARVSFLERSAARKAVQRFHGSRMRGAGAGVVSCVLKVAELDKARQPESAPVNDDADGSSYMDDVSVDPRARPAE from the exons ATGGCTGCATTGTCTAATACGGGCATTTTCGGGAGTGCAGTTGCGGCGGCACTGGGGAGGCAGAGTGGCGGAGAGAGTGGAGGGTCGGGGGAAAGCTCGTTGAGTCAGAAAATGAACCGAcacagcgcctccgccagcaaCCTTCCGCCTCGCACCTCGGTTTTCGATCGCATTGAGGGCGGCATAGAGGGTCTGCGGCTCGTCACTGCAGCCTCCTCAggccctgcgcggcgagtcgTCGACTCCTCGCGCAGAAGACTCGTAGTTGACACCAGCgtggacgaaggcgacgatgACTGGGCAGCCGGACGCTTCGGTCCtgcccgccggcgaggccaCGGCGCAAGATCTGCAGCGGAGAggtcgtctgctgcgtccaGCCCTTACGG gcggagccggccgcggccgcgaaccGACGGCATGTGGCGCCACGATCTGTTTGAGGAAGGGGGCGGCAACGTGCctgggaggcgcgccgcaggcgacgctgcgggccgcagcgcgcgcgacaaCTGGGACCACGATTTTTTCGAGGGAGACGTCACTAGCTGCCCGGGGTCGTCGGCGTTTATTCGAGGGCTGCCGGACGGCATCCGAGAAAGCGACTTGCGCGACAAGCTCTCCGTCTGCGGGACTGTCGTCACCGTGAAG CTCGAAGGCGGGCGGCTGCCCACAGCTCGCGTGTCTTTCCTggagcgcagcgcggcgcggaaggccgtGCAGCGCTTCCACGgcagccgcatgcgcggcgcgggggctGGCGTCGTTTCCTGCGTCCTCAAGGTCGCAGAACTCGACAAAGCGAGGCAGCCTGAATCCGCCCCAGTCAAtgacgacgccgacggctCCTCCTACATGGATGACGTTTCAGTTGACCCCCGGGCGCGGCCCGCGG AGTAG
- a CDS encoding hypothetical protein (encoded by transcript BESB_022820): MDSAASAGGGEQRLDCSPAAGSDPVAEATSMASFSVSSTPSFRTCTDTSESPSCESEPEAPGGSEQVSASYVSRQQSGFRSSRAVARESWRASAKSSQVLDRARRASSCPYPRHGPSDRRFSADGWRTPDPALYPSAAYAPGKHPSAVRRASADFLSTRASAPKRVTRPRSSEVSPISHKQTQGDSPSPRIDRPRVTLHEGAVIRHGGAEGRPPPKAVAEPVASSRRQFLRLHPASVDSAGRPKKVSPLSPSGESPDECSGDGRGEGLVSIRAALIRSATPVAAAARGLLAALAPVWSSVADSVWRVAVVMGGTCVCCSCAALLLLFLGLSSFVLLRAFVTLPPLAEFPVYFDYSPALSEALSRSPFDRDDSAPSEQPAAGTFSPSSAFSPSSNSSLPAAFIHVNSTWSVSIPASLLPGSSAQGASSFVTRCSTEDVSPLWRHLFPPAPGDMFSSSVRSRLIHPWRGGREVPAWSSSAATAAASAEQSLNYGKDATPRQTAAGFSSATTGALPWAGLLSGVSAPPPASIAVAVVPFSNRSWEFLPADSQMYAPPLPFSLHGKEPGKPAAVPSDGEETEGGAPGSFFASLDASQLPSDHNLDVYLVTSYPFNEWNSRLPPVMISLLFFTSNHNPVAKATRPLLPATPVGTSVKDPAGTSANSVSSFLSLFLPPVFSPVFPPSSRTPQQRPESDLTASLPFFETFPFALTQRLAYAQVLMYPPLHVSAASLVFVPKLRGLRAFLAAHWTAAILLLVLCVLWWWVSCLCCGALGLTYLVLPVGPGDSEGRTDGDGISGGRMRGCDLVREVTRGGDLARSYGRTAAPSQGGRVTSIPRSAQAGQPAGSSASSPYQVGDCVVNRRSEPSVTPVCQGMFSKCDAEGLSSAHGPQHERAKNERHGAEEAHRGGHVPTAAATECNDVRRKDDACVAESTDEAAVSRILFGHTRAAGEGARERRKKMPSETD; this comes from the coding sequence ATGGACTCTGCCGCATCCGCTGGCGGAGGTGAGCAGCGACTGGACTGCTCCCCTGCTGCCGGAAGTGACCCCGTTGCCGAGGCCACCAGCATGGCTTCCTTCTCAGTTTCATCCACGCCTTCGTTCCGCACATGTACAGACACCTCAGAGTCACCGTCGTGCGAATCCGAACCTGAGGCACCGGGTGGGAGTGAACAGGTGTCTGCGTCTTACGTCTCTCGTCAACAGTCCGGGTTTCGCTCGTCCCGTGCCGTCGCGCGTGAGTCGTGGCGAGCAAGCGCGAAGAGTTCACAGGTGCTCGATCGCGCTCGCAGAGCCTCGTCATGCCCCTATCCAAGACACGGACCGAGCGACAGAAGGTTTTCAGCAGACGGATGGAGGACGCCTGACCCTGCTCTTTACCCGAGCGCTGCCTATGCACCTGGCAAGCACCCCTCGGCCGTCAGACGGGCCTCTGCGGATTTTCTCAGCACACGGGCGTCTGCACCGAAACGCGTCACGCGTCCGCGTTCCTCCGAAGTGTCCCCTATAAGCCACAAACAGACACAAGGAGACAGTCCTTCCCCGAGGATAGACCGCCCCCGGGTGACGCTTCATGAGGGTGCGGTCATTCGccacggaggcgccgaggggcgaccgccgccgaaAGCGGTTGCTGAGCCCGTCGCGTCGTCTAGGCGACAGTTCCTGCGGCTCCATCCGGCCTCTGTAGACTCAGCTGGGAGGCCCAAAAAGGTTTCGCCTTTGAGTCCCTCGGGTGAGAGTCCCGATGAatgcagcggagacggcaggGGAGAGGGTCTCGTGTCAATTCGCGCCGCGCTGATTCGCTCAGCCACGCCtgtggcggcagccgctcgaGGTCTTCTTGCGGCTCTCGCACCCGTCTGGTCCTCTGTTGCAGACTCCGTGTGGAGGGTGGCGGTGGTCATGGGAGGCACGTGCGTGTGCTGTTCGTGTGCAGCGCTACTTCTCCTTTTCCTTGGTCTTTCGTCTTTCGTTCTTCTCAGAGCTTTTGTCActcttccgcctcttgcAGAGTTCCCTGTTTACTTTGACTACTCGCCTGCCCTCTCAGAGGCTCTCAGCAGATCGCCCTTCGATCGCGACGATTCCGCACCTTCCGAGCAGCCCGCTGCGGGGaccttctctccctcttcggcCTTCAGCCCCTCTTCCAACTCCTCGCTTCCGGCTGCCTTCATCCACGTGAACTCCACTTGGTCAGTGTCTATTCCGGCTTCTCTCCTGCCGGGCAGCTCCGCACAAGGGGCCTCGAGTTTCGTCACGCGGTGCTCTACTGAGGATGTAAGCCCTCTGTGGCGTCATCTTTTTCCTCCGGCCCCCGGAGACATGTTCTCTTCTTCAGTGAGAAGCCGCCTCATTCATCCGTGGCGCGGGGGACGTGAAGTGCCTGCGTGGAGTTCTTCAGCTGCGACCGCTGCAGCGTCCGCGGAGCAAAGCCTGAACTACGGCAAGGACGCGACACCCCGCCAAACTGCCGCAGGTTTCTCGTCGGCGACTACCGGAGCCTTGCCCTGGGCGGGCCTGCTCTCGGGGGTCTcagccccgccccccgcgtccATCGCTGTGGCAGTAGTCCCCTTCTCAAACCGTTCGTGGGAGTTCCTGCCGGCTGACTCGCAGATGTAcgcgccccccctcccgttTTCTCTCCACGGGAAAGAGCCTGGGAAGCCCGCGGCGGTTCCATCTGAtggagaggaaacagaggggggggcgccCGGCTCATTCTTTGCAAGCCTAGATGCTTCGCAACTCCCTTCTGACCACAATCTGGATGTGTACCTCGTTACCTCCTATCCCTTCAATGAGTGGAACTCTCGCTTACCGCCTGTTATGATTTCGCTTCTCTTTTTCACCTCGAATCACAACCCCGTCGCCAAAGCGACCAGACCTCTCTTGCCTGCTACGCCGGTGGGCACGTCGGTTAAAGATCCTGCGGGCACTTCCGCAAATTCGGTCTCGTCGTTCCTTTCTTTGTTTCTTCCGCCTGTCTTTTCGCCTGTctttcctccttcctctcgcacTCCACAGCAACGACCCGAGAGCGACCTAACTGCCTCTCTCCCGTTCTTCGAGACTTTCCCTTTTGCGTTGACGCAGCGCCTGGCGTATGCACAAGTGTTGATGTATCCGCCCCTCCATgtttctgcggcttctcttGTCTTCGTTCCTAAGCTGCGTGGGCTTCGCGCTTTCCTTGCTGCTCACTGGACCGCGGCTATCCTTCTTCTCGTGTTGTGCGTCCTTTGGTGGTGGGTGTCGTGTCTGTGTTGCGGGGCGTTAGGCTTGACGTATCTTGTCCTCCCCGTGGGTCCGGGCGACTCCGAAGGTCGCACCGACGGCGACGGGATAAGCGGCGGGCGAATGCGAGGCTGTGATCTCGTTCGGGAGGTGACCAGAGGTGGCGACCTCGCGCGCTCTTATGGACGAACTGCCGCTCCCTCCCAGGGCGGGCGCGTGACAAGTATTCCGCGCTCGGCTCAGGCTGGTCAGCCAGCAGGCAGCTCTGCATCCAGTCCCTACCAGGTAGGGGACTGTGTAGTGAATCGGAGATCCGAGCCCAGCGTGACCCCAGTTTGTCAAGGCATGTTTTCAAAgtgcgacgcggagggacTATCGTCTGCTCACGGGCCGCAACACGAGCGGGCAAAGAATGAAAGACAtggcgccgaagaagcacACCGCGGCGGCCATGtgccgacggcggctgcgacaGAGTGCAACGATGTTAGACGAAAGGATGACGCTTGCGTGGCTGAAAGTACCGATGAGGCCGCTGTTTCCCGTATACTCTTTGGTCATACTCGAGCGGCCGGGGAAGGTGCTCGGGAACGCCGAAAGAAAATGCCTTCGGAGACAGATTAG